The Toxorhynchites rutilus septentrionalis strain SRP chromosome 3, ASM2978413v1, whole genome shotgun sequence genome includes a region encoding these proteins:
- the LOC129773999 gene encoding uncharacterized protein LOC129773999, with translation MALPQHVVLASRRTTMMDALGRAEEFIHYDEQRDQAQVPIRLEYLNNMWATLEEVQAQLEDLEQTEEGRQINREIRADFEPRLFRIKADLSSKLNVIHQASRIPESSSHASALSGLKLPTISLPEFNGDYMQWLGFHDTFLALIHSNSDVSAIQKFHYLRAALKGEAAQLIESIAISSANYNLAWQTLVDRYANEYLLKKRHLQALFDIHSAKKETAASLHALVDEFQRHTKVLCQLGEPTNYWSSILEHLLCTKLPDDTLKGWEDHASTNNHANYDCLIEFLQRRMRVLESILVNHHQLASTSSGPSPASKRPSHFRLSSCASTSNSANQCPACNQEHQLMKCSKFIRFSNSERQQLVSNKRLCHNCLKGDHIARHCPSHFNCKHCNKRHHSLLHSNVALRSNNETSSARTSMSTQAVMSSTRSTIELNPATSASETEIAPRVVASAAAPQLREDVFLLTVLVKIVDAYGQDHIARALLDSASQPNLITDRLARRLHLRRDPVNITIQGAGNLSKNIRESIYARIKSRNDKFECGVEFLLMNTVTADLPAQDIPVKEWQIPENLALADPSFNKCQQIDMVLGAKHFHSFFPSTARLQLAENLPILVDSVFGWVVTGSVCTINPTQHQATRVVAVSTMTLEESLERFWKTEELTIGDNYSIEERHCETFYQATTSRDETGRYIVRLPRKPDFSTMLGESKNSAFRRYEQLERRLNREPILKEEYNKFMEEYLSLDHMRLVETDDGTSSQTYYIPHHPVIKEESTTTKVRVVFDGSARTSSGFSLNEALCVGPVVQEDLLSIILRFLTYPVALVGDITKMYRQVLQHPDDYPLLRILFRFDKTTPVLSRSYELRTVTYGLAPSSFLATRTLQQLAIDEGHAYPLAGPSLRKNFYVDDFIGGANTVEEATQLRKELSELLSRGGFELRKWTSNRLEVLQGLRDEQIGTKSSLQFNPNETIKTLGIRWEPETDQLRFDSQILPREDPSTKRSILSDIARLFDPLGLIAPVVVRAKILMQELWSLACGWDDPVPNAILVKWQQFRHELPKIAVYRVDRYAFLPEATVELHTFADAYTSAYGACLYVRCSNALGTVKIRLLASKSRVAPLKRLSIARLELCSCVLAAHLHHRVKESIGVNVSASYFWSDSAVCLHWLRAPPSTWKTFVANRVSEVQHYTHEGRWNHISGTENPADLVSRGMSIDDFICSDVWKHGPAWLAHPQEAWPISNTYTVPEEGLEEKIVVVSVQTTPSVNS, from the coding sequence ATGGCGCTTCCACAGCACGTGGTGTTGGCTTCAAGGAGGACTACCATGATGGATGCTCTGGGTCGGGCAGAGGAATTTATACACTACGACGAACAACGAGACCAAGCACAGGTGCCAATTCGACTTGAATACCTCAACAACATGTGGGCTACTCTGGAGGAGGTGCAGGCGCAACTGGAGGATCTTGAGCAGACTGAGGAGGGTAGGCAAATCAACCGTGAAATTCGTGCCGACTTTGAGCCTCGACTGTTCAGAATTAAAGCTGATTTGAGCtctaaattaaatgttattcaccAAGCTTCTCGCATCCCTGAATCTAGCTCGCATGCTTCCGCTCTCTCTGGGTTGAAATTGCCAACGATCTCCCTTCCAGAATTTAACGGAGATTACATGCAGTGGTTAGGGTTTCACGACACTTTTCTGGCATTAATCCATTCGAACTCCGACGTTTCCGCTATCCAAAAGTTCCACTATTTAAGAGCGGCACTGAAGGGTGAGGCGGCACAGCTGAttgaatcaatcgcaatcagcTCCGCGAACTATAATTTGGCTTGGCAAACTCTTGTCGACAGATACGCTAATGAATACCTCTTGAAGAAGAGGCACCTTCAAGCTCTTTTTGACATCCACTCGGCGAAGAAGGAAACAGCTGCATCATTACATGCGCTGGTGGACGAATTCCAACGACACACCAAGGTCTTGTGTCAATTAGGAGAACCGACGAATTATTGGAGCAGCATTCTCGAGCACCTCTTGTGCACGAAACTTCCCGACGACACCCTCAAAGGGTGGGAAGATCACGCATCGACCAACAACCACGCAAACTACGATTGTCTGATCGAATTCCTTCAGCGTCGAATGCGAGTTTTGGAATCGATTCTAGTGAATCATCATCAGTTAGCATCCACCTCGTCTGGGCCTTCGCCTGCTTCTAAACGACCATCTCATTTCCGCTTGTCATCGTGTGCTTCCACTTCCAACTCTGCCAATCAGTGTCCGGCATGCAACCAGGAACATCAGTTGATGAAATGTTCAAAGTTCATCCGCTTCTCTAATTCCGAACGACAACAACTCGTCTCGAATAAGCGTCTCTGTCATAATTGTCTGAAAGGTGATCACATCGCTCGTCACTGTCCGTCACATTTCAACTGCAAGCATTGCAACAAGCGTCATCACAGCTTGCTGCACTCCAACGTGGCTTTGAGGTCAAACAACGAAACATCCTCTGCTCGTACTTCCATGTCGACTCAAGCAGTGATGTCTAGTACGCGCTCTACGATAGAATTGAATCCCGCTACTTCCGCTTCAGAAACTGAAATTGCTCCCCGGGTTGTTGCCAGTGCAGCTGCTCCACAGCTTCGTGAGGATGTATTTCTTTTGACGGTATTGGTGAAGATCGTCGATGCGTACGGTCAGGACCATATAGCTCGTGCCTTGCTTGACAGCGCCTCACAGCCGAATCTCATCACCGACCGTTTAGCTCGCAGGTTGCACCTACGGAGGGACCCTGTGAATATTACTATCCAGGGGGCTGGGAATCTGTCGAAGAATATCCGAGAGTCAATTTATGCTCGGATAAAATCAAGAAATGACAAGTTCGAATGCGGCGTCGAATTTTTGTTGATGAACACCGTTACTGCAGATCTTCCAGCGCAGGACATCCCAGTGAAGGAATGGCAGATACCTGAGAACTTGGCGCTAGCAGATCCATCGTTCAACAAGTGTCAACAGATCGACATGGTTCTGGGTGCCAAGCATTTTCACTCGTTCTTCCCTAGCACCGCTCGCCTTCAGCTGGCAGAAAATCTTCCGATTCTGGTGGATAGCGTGTTCGGTTGGGTCGTCACGGGATCCGTTTGCACGATTAATCCCACCCAACATCAAGCTACTCGCGTTGTTGCAGTTTCGACGATGACCCTCGAAGAGAGCCTGGAGCGGTTTTGGAAAACCGAGGAACTGACCATCGGTGACAATTACTCCATTGAAGAGCGCCACTGTGAAACTTTCTACCAAGCTACAACGTCTAGGGATGAAACGGGTCGCTATATCGTCCGATTACCTCGAAAACCTGACTTCAGCACGATGCTAGGGGAGTCCAAAAACAGTGCTTTTCGACGATATGAGCAGCTTGAGCGACGATTGAACCGAGAGCCGATATTGAAGGAAGAGTACAACAAGTTCATGGAAGAGTACCTCTCCCTTGACCACATGCGGCTGGTCGAGACGGACGACGGAACAAGCTCTCAAACCTACTACATTCCACACCACCCTGTGATAAAGGAAGAAAGTACGACCACCAAAGTTAGGGTGGTATTCGACGGATCGGCTCGTACTTCATCCGGGTTTTCTTTAAACGAAGCCCTATGTGTTGGCCCGGTGGTACAGGAGGACCTTCTTTCAATTATCCTAAGATTTCTCACCTATCCGGTGGCTCTCGTCGGAGACATAACAAAAATGTATCGGCAAGTGCTTCAACATCCAGACGACTATCCTCTCCTGCGTATTCTGTTCCGTTTCGACAAGACTACTCCCGTTCTATCCCGTTCATATGAACTGCGGACCGTAACTTATGGGCTAGCGCCGTCTTCTTTTCTAGCCACCCGTACGCTCCAACAGCTCGCAATTGACGAAGGTCACGCATATCCATTGGCAGGTCCGTCGCTACGAAAAAACTTTTACGTTGATGATTTCATTGGAGGAGCTAACACCGTCGAGGAAGCTACCCAACTTCGGAAGGAGCTTTCCGAACTGCTCAGCAGAGGAGGTTTTGAGCTGAGGAAGTGGACCTCGAACCGTCTGGAGGTACTTCAAGGCTTAAGAGACGAGCAAATTGGAACGAAATCAAGTTTGCAGTTCAATCCCAATGAAACCATCAAAACTCTTGGGATCCGTTGGGAGCCAGAAACGGATCAACTTCGCTTCGACTCGCAAATACTACCACGTGAAGATCCCTCCACGAAACGATCGATCTTGTCCGACATCGCTAGGTTGTTCGATCCTCTCGGTTTGATTGCCCCAGTTGTTGTTCGAGCAAAGATTCTCATGCAGGAGTTGTGGTCGCTTGCCTGCGGCTGGGATGATCCGGTTCCAAACGCTATTCTGGTGAAATGGCAGCAGTTTCGGCACGAGCTACCAAAAATCGCAGTCTACAGAGTTGACCGTTACGCATTTCTCCCAGAGGCCACCGTGGAATTGCACACCTTCGCTGACGCATATACATCTGCGTATGGAGCATGTCTTTACGTTCGTTGCTCGAACGCCCTAGGAACCGTTAAAATACGTCTACTGGCTTCTAAGAGCAGAGTTGCACCCCTGAAACGGTTATCTATCGCGCGATTAGAGCTGTGTTCTTGCGTGTTAGCGGCACATCTACACCATCGTGTGAAGGAGTCCATCGGCGTAAACGTGTCGGCATCGTATTTCTGGTCGGACTCAGCGGTATGTCTGCACTGGCTTCGAGCGCCACCCAGCACATGGAAGACCTTCGTCGCTAATCGAGTCTCGGAAGTGCAACACTACACACACGAAGGAAGATGGAACCACATATCCGGAACAGAGAATCCCGCCGATCTTGTCTCTCGTGGAATGTCGATCGATGATTTCATATGTAGCGATGTTTGGAAGCATGGCCCAGCCTGGTTGGCACACCCACAGGAAGCTTGGCCGATCTCGAACACATACACCGTACCTGAAGAAGGATTAGAGGAGAAAATCGTCGTCGTTTCTGTCCAAACTACACCCAGCGTCAATTCATGA